From a single Streptomyces aurantiacus genomic region:
- a CDS encoding transcriptional regulator encodes MPERNIEFGKYGAHGVKGHEAVARQLDARAGYIATPVTARRGLLARLHYLTRSTHARQAARAAGLTVTDRTLRAWQAGTRTPSRRNLAAIEQAYRTVRRENVARYLLARLNRAGRGTRVEIHPINQSRVDRPRQRAVEFRTMNVRNWDRIVGAWAAGNDQELDEAWVDQVIDLGSQWGQYEYVTNIGFAA; translated from the coding sequence ATGCCTGAGCGGAACATCGAGTTCGGCAAGTACGGCGCCCACGGCGTCAAAGGCCACGAAGCCGTCGCCCGGCAGCTGGACGCCCGCGCCGGCTACATCGCCACCCCGGTCACCGCCCGGCGAGGCCTGCTCGCCCGGCTGCACTACCTCACCCGCAGCACCCACGCCCGCCAAGCGGCCCGTGCGGCCGGACTGACTGTCACCGACCGCACCCTGCGCGCCTGGCAGGCCGGCACCCGCACACCCTCCCGCCGCAACCTCGCCGCGATCGAGCAGGCGTACCGGACCGTGCGGCGCGAGAACGTCGCCCGCTACCTGCTCGCCCGCCTCAACCGCGCCGGCCGCGGCACCCGCGTGGAAATCCACCCCATCAACCAGTCCCGCGTCGACCGGCCCCGCCAACGCGCCGTCGAGTTCCGCACCATGAACGTCCGCAACTGGGACCGCATCGTCGGCGCATGGGCGGCCGGGAACGACCAGGAGCTGGACGAAGCCTGGGTGGACCAGGTCATCGACCTCGGCTCGCAGTGGGGCCAGTACGAGTACGTCACCAACATCGGCTTCGCTGCCTGA
- a CDS encoding trypco2 family protein: protein MEIELADAVAAMRDELLAAAARGAGQDLAFQVGPVELEFAVELRADAKVKAGFKALVATADVEAGVARTRTHRVKIALTPQQPGGGDLLIHGRPDREQGPGDVSEHIEP, encoded by the coding sequence GTGGAGATCGAGTTGGCGGATGCGGTCGCGGCGATGCGGGACGAACTGCTGGCGGCCGCGGCCCGCGGCGCGGGCCAGGATCTGGCGTTCCAGGTGGGGCCGGTGGAGTTGGAGTTCGCGGTAGAGCTGCGCGCGGACGCCAAGGTCAAGGCCGGTTTCAAGGCGTTGGTGGCCACCGCGGATGTGGAAGCGGGTGTGGCCCGGACTCGGACGCATCGGGTGAAGATTGCGCTCACCCCGCAGCAGCCGGGCGGCGGCGACCTGCTAATCCACGGCCGTCCGGACCGTGAACAGGGCCCCGGCGACGTTTCCGAGCACATCGAGCCCTGA
- a CDS encoding IS5 family transposase (programmed frameshift) codes for MVERLVPDELWELFQQVVPEAPSRPQGGGRRRHGDREVLAAIVFVATSGCTWQQVPTASFGPSGATAHRRFTEWTKARVWAKLHRLVLDELGSRGELDWSRCAIDSVNMRALKKGELTGPNPVDRGKYGSKIHLITERTGLPLSIGISGANTHDSQALIPLVKGIPPIRSRRGPRRRRPHKLHADKGYDYNHLRRWLSSRGIRHRIARRGIESSARLGAHRWTVERTMSWLAGCRRLHRRYERKAEHFLAFTSIACTLICYRRLAK; via the exons ATCGTTGAGCGGCTGGTGCCGGACGAGTTGTGGGAGCTGTTCCAGCAGGTGGTGCCCGAGGCGCCGTCGCGGCCTCAGGGTGGTGGCCGGCGTCGGCACGGCGACCGTGAAGTGCTGGCCGCGATCGTCTTCGTGGCGACCTCGGGCTGCACGTGGCAGCAGGTGCCGACCGCCTCGTTCGGCCCGTCCGGCGCGACGGCCCATCGACGCTTCACCGAGTGGACGAAGGCCCGTGTGTGGGCCAAACTCCACCGCCTGGTCCTCGATGAACTCGGATCCCGCGGCGAGCTGGACTGGTCCCGGTGTGCGATCGACTCGGTCAACATGCGGGCCCTGAAAA AGGGGGAGCTGACAGGCCCGAATCCTGTAGACCGGGGCAAGTACGGGTCAAAGATCCACTTGATCACGGAGCGGACCGGACTGCCCCTGTCCATCGGCATCTCGGGCGCCAACACGCACGACAGCCAGGCATTGATCCCGCTGGTGAAGGGCATACCGCCGATCCGCTCCCGCCGGGGACCCCGGCGACGCAGACCCCACAAACTCCACGCTGACAAGGGCTACGACTACAACCACCTGCGACGATGGTTATCCAGCCGAGGAATCCGGCACCGCATCGCCCGCAGAGGTATCGAGTCCTCGGCCCGCCTGGGCGCCCACCGCTGGACCGTGGAGCGCACGATGTCCTGGCTCGCCGGATGCCGACGCCTACACCGCCGCTACGAACGCAAAGCCGAGCACTTCCTCGCCTTCACCAGCATCGCCTGCACCCTGATCTGCTACCGCAGACTCGCCAAATGA
- a CDS encoding tetratricopeptide repeat protein — translation MIAPRLVLTSAHVVPDVDKTVTLFHPGRPKSWTGTVILRGRPGGRDDAALLHIGAADWEPPAGPSVRWGRLVTNRPGTAGEAWGIPDLVQRPGRATDTLQPSGTLNPGDRHVGNRYVMNLDQHAPASAPGGESPWGGLSGAALFCGDLLAGVIASDPAGRSHGHLEAVPAYVLLHDPTFRAALAKHGFVNTLLEPVEWQHLAEPTAAAGPVRSPAALLRARRQIVPFSGRTSHLQYLDAWTSEPGFGALLLHGPGGQGKTRLAQHFADLLTVQRWAVLWLRPDTAPDTLEVLAGAAVPLLVVVDYAETRPDQVATLLDAAARHSGSSPFKMLLLARTAGDWWQTLQASTSIAEDLLDGAGVIELPALGLEPEVSRSKAYLEALHAYARHLPQVRGWQHHDWPALADRLTHITPAKTRLGLETALSLHMTALADLLDQPQTDNHAPVEGGAKAAEASGVEDRLLAHERRYWANTAAATHGLYPALTMGTLTDALAAAFLLGAEDRSQADELLDRVPGLADQPEDRRRAVRDWIATLYPPITDTRPWDTLQPDRLTERFIGRHLQTDPDLVDRLIIGATAHQATQLLTIYTRAASHSVLQPDLGQHLTVLCTRHATTLAVPAIRVATQTETPQPLLNALHQITDRPDVQISDLMHLGNELPRTSHNLAPWAAKLTQFITDRHRTLVENDLAHLPGYATSLTNLAIRLGNLEQREEALVAVTEAVNIRRELAQTQPDAHRPGLAASLNVLSNRLSDLGRQDEALAPVTEAVKVYRELAQTQPDAHRPGLAASLNVLSNRLSDLGRQDEALAPVTEAVKVYRELAQTQPDAYRPDLATSLNNLSNRLSELGRQDEALAPVTEAVNIRRELAQTQPDAYRPDLAASLNNLSNRLGELGQQDEALAAVTEAVEVYRELARTQPDTHRPRLAGSLNNLSVHLGGLGRQEEALVVITEAVSIRRELAQTQPDAFRPYLAMSLNNLFVQLRNASQPEEALTAVTEAVEVYRELTRTQPDAHRPNLATSLNNLSVHLGSLGRREEALVAVTEAVNIRRELAQTQSDVRQRDLDHSLKTLTRLQDDVAGGSDSYA, via the coding sequence GTGATCGCGCCGCGGCTGGTGCTGACGTCGGCTCATGTCGTACCCGACGTGGACAAGACGGTGACGCTGTTTCACCCCGGACGGCCCAAGAGCTGGACGGGCACGGTCATCTTGCGCGGCAGGCCCGGGGGCCGGGACGACGCCGCGCTGCTCCATATCGGCGCCGCGGACTGGGAGCCTCCGGCCGGGCCGTCGGTGCGGTGGGGTCGCCTGGTCACCAACCGGCCGGGAACAGCGGGCGAGGCCTGGGGCATCCCCGATCTTGTGCAGCGGCCCGGGCGGGCCACCGACACCCTGCAGCCCTCCGGCACCCTCAACCCCGGGGACCGGCACGTCGGCAACCGCTACGTGATGAACCTCGACCAGCACGCTCCCGCTTCCGCCCCGGGCGGTGAGTCGCCGTGGGGCGGCCTGTCGGGGGCTGCTCTGTTCTGCGGAGACCTGTTGGCCGGCGTCATCGCCTCCGACCCGGCCGGCCGCAGCCACGGGCACCTGGAGGCCGTGCCCGCCTACGTACTGCTGCACGACCCCACCTTTCGCGCAGCACTCGCCAAACACGGCTTCGTGAACACTCTGCTGGAGCCCGTCGAATGGCAGCACCTGGCCGAACCCACCGCCGCCGCCGGTCCGGTCCGCTCCCCCGCCGCACTGCTGCGCGCCCGCCGCCAGATCGTCCCCTTCAGCGGCCGCACCTCACACCTGCAGTACCTTGACGCGTGGACCAGCGAACCAGGCTTCGGGGCTCTACTGCTGCACGGGCCCGGCGGCCAGGGCAAAACCCGCCTCGCGCAACACTTCGCCGACCTGCTCACGGTCCAGCGCTGGGCCGTGCTGTGGCTGCGCCCCGATACGGCGCCCGACACCCTCGAAGTCTTGGCGGGCGCCGCGGTCCCCCTCCTGGTAGTCGTCGACTATGCGGAAACCCGGCCCGATCAGGTGGCCACGCTCCTGGATGCTGCTGCCCGACACAGTGGCAGCAGCCCGTTCAAGATGCTGCTGCTGGCCCGGACCGCTGGCGACTGGTGGCAGACCCTGCAAGCCAGCACCTCCATCGCAGAGGACCTGCTGGACGGTGCAGGCGTCATCGAACTTCCCGCACTCGGACTCGAACCGGAAGTCTCCCGCAGCAAGGCCTACTTGGAGGCCCTGCACGCTTACGCCCGCCATCTGCCGCAAGTACGCGGCTGGCAACACCATGACTGGCCCGCTCTTGCCGACCGCCTCACCCACATCACCCCCGCAAAGACCAGGCTGGGCCTGGAGACGGCCCTCAGCCTCCACATGACCGCCCTCGCTGATCTTCTCGACCAGCCGCAAACCGACAATCACGCACCAGTCGAAGGCGGGGCAAAAGCTGCAGAGGCATCGGGCGTTGAAGACCGACTACTAGCCCATGAACGCCGCTACTGGGCCAACACCGCCGCCGCAACCCACGGGCTGTATCCGGCACTGACCATGGGAACTCTCACCGACGCGCTGGCAGCTGCCTTCCTTCTCGGAGCAGAAGACCGCAGCCAGGCCGACGAGCTTTTGGACCGTGTCCCTGGCCTCGCCGACCAACCCGAGGACCGACGCCGCGCCGTCCGCGACTGGATCGCTACCCTCTACCCACCCATCACCGACACCCGGCCCTGGGACACTCTGCAGCCCGACCGCCTGACCGAACGATTCATCGGTCGGCACCTGCAAACCGACCCTGACCTCGTCGACCGCCTCATCATCGGCGCCACCGCCCACCAAGCCACCCAGCTCCTGACCATCTACACCCGAGCGGCCAGCCACTCCGTCCTCCAGCCCGACCTTGGTCAGCACCTCACCGTCCTGTGTACGCGCCACGCCACCACACTCGCTGTCCCGGCCATTCGTGTGGCCACCCAGACCGAAACACCCCAGCCCCTCCTCAACGCACTGCACCAGATCACCGATCGCCCAGACGTTCAGATCTCAGACTTGATGCATTTGGGAAATGAGCTGCCCCGTACCAGTCACAACCTCGCTCCTTGGGCCGCCAAACTCACCCAGTTCATTACTGACCGCCATCGCACGCTCGTCGAGAACGATCTCGCCCATCTGCCTGGCTACGCCACGAGCCTGACCAATCTCGCCATTCGGCTGGGGAATCTGGAGCAGCGGGAGGAAGCGCTCGTTGCGGTCACCGAAGCCGTGAACATCCGCCGAGAACTGGCCCAAACCCAACCCGACGCCCACCGCCCCGGCCTCGCCGCAAGCCTGAATGTCCTCTCCAACCGGCTGAGCGATCTGGGACGACAGGACGAAGCACTCGCCCCAGTCACCGAAGCCGTAAAGGTCTACCGGGAACTGGCCCAAACCCAACCCGACGCCCACCGCCCCGGCCTCGCCGCAAGCCTGAATGTCCTCTCCAACCGGCTGAGCGATCTGGGACGACAGGACGAAGCACTCGCCCCAGTCACCGAAGCCGTAAAGGTCTACCGGGAACTGGCCCAAACCCAACCCGACGCCTATCGCCCCGACCTCGCCACGAGCCTGAACAACCTCTCCAACCGGCTGAGCGAACTGGGACGGCAGGACGAAGCACTCGCCCCAGTCACCGAAGCCGTGAACATCCGCCGAGAACTGGCCCAAACCCAACCGGACGCCTATCGCCCCGACCTCGCCGCAAGCCTGAACAACCTCTCCAACCGGCTAGGCGAACTGGGACAACAGGACGAAGCACTCGCCGCGGTCACCGAAGCCGTAGAGGTCTACCGAGAGCTCGCACGAACACAACCGGATACCCACCGCCCCCGCCTCGCCGGAAGCCTGAACAACCTCTCTGTTCATCTGGGGGGTCTGGGGCGGCAGGAAGAAGCACTTGTGGTGATCACCGAAGCCGTGAGCATCCGCCGAGAACTGGCCCAAACCCAACCCGACGCCTTTCGCCCCTACCTCGCCATGAGCCTGAACAACCTCTTCGTTCAGTTGAGGAACGCAAGCCAGCCGGAGGAGGCGCTCACTGCGGTCACCGAGGCTGTAGAGGTCTACCGGGAGCTCACACGAACACAACCCGACGCTCACCGCCCCAACCTCGCCACGAGCCTGAACAACCTCTCCGTTCATCTGGGGAGTCTGGGGCGGCGGGAGGAAGCGCTTGTTGCGGTCACCGAAGCCGTGAACATCCGCCGAGAACTGGCCCAGACACAGTCCGACGTCCGCCAAAGAGATCTTGACCATTCCCTTAAGACACTGACCCGGCTGCAGGACGATGTCGCAGGTGGATCAGATTCCTACGCATAA
- a CDS encoding RNA polymerase sigma factor has translation MRYDDAPNGAQPEEYGAGLSQSMYVPLELPLDFEAFYLGHQEPFHAYAEVHFGTRAAAEEVIHEVFLEIHAGWTQLLSAGSLEQGAWAIVRRAVHDRLELEGRAPAFVINGPIAQALNKALTTAREKLQKMESSSGLYEAIAELPDRQFEVIVLRHVLGYSTAKVAWYIGIDERTVGHHLRRAKERLRLRLGLPAVDRKKPKKGEGS, from the coding sequence GTGAGGTACGACGACGCTCCGAACGGCGCCCAGCCTGAGGAGTACGGCGCCGGGCTGTCGCAGTCCATGTACGTGCCGCTGGAACTGCCCCTGGACTTCGAGGCCTTCTACCTCGGCCACCAGGAGCCCTTCCACGCCTACGCGGAAGTCCACTTCGGCACCCGGGCCGCGGCCGAGGAGGTCATACACGAGGTCTTCCTGGAGATCCACGCCGGCTGGACGCAGCTGCTGAGCGCGGGCAGCCTCGAGCAGGGCGCGTGGGCGATCGTCCGGCGGGCCGTCCACGACCGCCTGGAACTGGAGGGGCGGGCGCCGGCCTTCGTCATCAACGGCCCCATCGCCCAGGCGCTGAACAAGGCGCTGACCACGGCCCGGGAAAAGCTGCAGAAGATGGAGTCCAGCAGCGGCCTGTACGAGGCGATCGCCGAACTGCCCGACCGGCAGTTCGAAGTGATCGTGCTGCGCCACGTCCTGGGCTACTCCACCGCCAAAGTCGCCTGGTACATCGGGATCGACGAACGCACCGTCGGCCACCACCTGCGCCGCGCCAAGGAACGCCTGCGCCTGCGGCTGGGCCTGCCCGCCGTCGACCGGAAGAAGCCCAAGAAGGGAGAAGGATCATGA
- a CDS encoding PadR family transcriptional regulator: MRSRVAYGQKGTCAVPIRITTATSTVLHILLEDPTQAHYGFEICEKTGLLSGTVYPVLARLESHGWLESSWEEQDETEPGLARPIRRYYRFSVNGAAEAQAAMAKRRVPIRYAPEGEAWTS, translated from the coding sequence ATGAGAAGTCGCGTCGCGTATGGCCAGAAAGGGACCTGTGCGGTGCCCATCAGGATAACCACGGCAACCTCAACCGTTCTGCACATTCTCCTGGAGGACCCCACCCAAGCGCACTACGGCTTCGAGATATGTGAAAAGACCGGCCTCCTCAGCGGAACCGTATACCCGGTTCTCGCACGGCTGGAATCGCATGGCTGGCTGGAGAGTTCCTGGGAAGAACAAGACGAGACTGAACCGGGATTGGCACGCCCAATCCGCCGGTACTACCGCTTCAGCGTCAACGGAGCCGCTGAGGCTCAGGCTGCAATGGCAAAACGCAGGGTACCAATTCGGTACGCGCCTGAGGGGGAAGCATGGACCAGTTGA
- a CDS encoding tetratricopeptide repeat protein — MERARVVAVQGPDGPGSGYVIAPRLVLTSAHVVPPSTGAVSLFRPGQADSWDSVVVWRGTPGGRDDAALVRIEDPAWVPLPGVSVRWGRLATDRSGTPCETWGLPELVQRAGQAADTLQPSGTLNPGDRQVGNRYVMSLGQHPPDSSTGGASPWGGLSGAALFCGDLLAGVIASDPAGRAHAHLEAVPTYVLLHDQSFVAALTEHGENTGSVLEPVEWQHLAEAADPATTGPARSPAALLRARRQIVPFRGRTELLSQLEAWTKEPGFGALLLHGPGGQGKTRLAQHLADTLASERWAILWLRPDATPETLHVLAAAAVPLLVVVDYAETRSPQTIALLEAAARHHTSSGFKVLLLARTAGDWWTTLHATSPLAEDLLDGADIILLPALEPEPGQSRTKAYQEAVRGYTHHLPHVRGWQHHDWPALAARLQDQTHGSGSARLLDRPGAETVLTLHMTALADLLETAGPSAVADSGSEVVATPPEKRGVEDRLLVHEERYWTNAATTRGLHPQLTMVTLTDALAAAFLLGADDRDQADALLERVPGLNGQPKDRRGAVRDWIAALYPPAAPGRPWDALQPDRLAERFIGRRLEADPHLADTFLPDATTHQVTQMLTVCTRAAAHAVFHHRLDQHLTALCVRHAYALATPAINVATQTEAPQPLLDALQHITDIPDIGLAELQQLANVLPDASHNLAPWAAHLTQLITEHHRALTHTSSDHLPDLAMSLNNLSIRLGDLGRREEGLDAITEAAQTYRKLTKAQPDAYLPDLAMSLNNLSIRLGDLGRREEGLDAITEAAQTYRKLTKAQPDAYLPDLAMSLNNLSIRLGDLGRREEGLDAITEAVEIRRKLAKAQPDAYLPNLAMSLNNLSNRLGDLGRREEGLDAITEAVEIRRKLAKAQPDAYLPNLASSLNNLSNRLADLGRREEALDAITEAAQTYRKLAKAQPDAYLPDLASSLNNLSIDLGNAERREEGLDAITEAVEIRRKLAKAQPDAYLPNLASSLNNLSIDLGNAERREDALKAITEAVQIYQDLARARPEVHQTELDEALQILAWLQSDVKSDLPRFVIGRSRY, encoded by the coding sequence GTGGAGCGTGCACGGGTCGTCGCTGTCCAGGGGCCGGACGGCCCGGGATCCGGCTATGTGATCGCGCCGCGGCTGGTACTGACGTCCGCTCATGTCGTCCCGCCGTCGACGGGTGCGGTGTCCTTGTTCCGGCCCGGGCAGGCGGACAGCTGGGACAGCGTGGTGGTGTGGCGCGGCACGCCCGGCGGCCGGGACGACGCCGCGCTGGTGCGTATCGAGGACCCGGCGTGGGTGCCGCTGCCGGGGGTGTCGGTGCGCTGGGGCCGACTGGCAACCGACCGGTCCGGCACGCCGTGCGAGACCTGGGGACTACCGGAGCTGGTGCAGCGGGCGGGGCAGGCGGCCGACACGCTGCAACCGTCCGGCACCCTCAATCCCGGCGACCGCCAGGTCGGCAACCGGTACGTGATGAGCCTCGGCCAGCACCCGCCGGACTCCTCCACGGGCGGTGCATCTCCGTGGGGCGGACTGTCGGGAGCCGCCCTGTTCTGCGGCGATCTACTGGCCGGCGTCATCGCCTCCGACCCGGCCGGCCGAGCCCACGCCCACCTCGAGGCCGTGCCCACCTATGTCCTCCTGCATGACCAGAGCTTCGTTGCCGCGCTCACCGAGCACGGTGAGAACACCGGCAGCGTCCTGGAACCGGTCGAATGGCAGCACCTGGCCGAAGCCGCCGACCCCGCCACCACCGGGCCCGCCCGCTCCCCCGCCGCCCTGCTCCGCGCCCGCCGCCAGATCGTGCCCTTCCGCGGCCGCACCGAACTTCTCAGCCAACTCGAGGCCTGGACCAAGGAGCCCGGTTTCGGGGCACTGCTGCTCCACGGCCCCGGCGGGCAGGGCAAAACCCGTCTGGCCCAGCACCTCGCCGACACCCTGGCCTCCGAGCGCTGGGCCATCTTGTGGCTGCGCCCCGACGCCACGCCCGAAACCCTCCACGTCCTCGCAGCCGCCGCGGTGCCCCTGCTGGTGGTCGTTGACTACGCCGAAACCCGGTCCCCGCAGACGATCGCGCTCCTGGAAGCAGCCGCCCGTCACCACACCAGCAGCGGATTCAAGGTACTGCTGCTGGCCCGTACCGCCGGCGACTGGTGGACCACTCTGCACGCCACCAGCCCGCTCGCCGAAGACCTGCTGGACGGCGCCGACATCATCCTTCTGCCTGCCCTGGAGCCTGAACCCGGGCAATCCCGCACCAAGGCCTACCAGGAGGCCGTGCGCGGCTACACCCACCATCTGCCGCACGTACGCGGCTGGCAGCACCACGACTGGCCCGCCCTGGCCGCCCGCCTGCAGGACCAGACACACGGGAGCGGATCCGCTCGCCTCCTGGACCGGCCCGGCGCGGAAACAGTACTGACGCTGCACATGACAGCACTAGCCGACCTGCTGGAAACCGCCGGCCCATCCGCAGTGGCGGATTCCGGATCAGAGGTAGTGGCCACACCGCCGGAGAAGCGAGGCGTTGAGGACCGGCTCCTAGTCCACGAAGAACGCTACTGGACCAACGCCGCCACCACCCGCGGGCTGCACCCTCAACTGACCATGGTCACCCTTACCGACGCGCTCGCCGCAGCGTTCCTTCTCGGCGCCGACGACCGCGACCAGGCCGACGCCCTCCTGGAGCGCGTCCCCGGCCTTAACGGCCAGCCAAAGGACCGGCGGGGAGCAGTCCGAGACTGGATTGCGGCCCTGTATCCTCCCGCCGCCCCAGGCCGGCCATGGGACGCACTCCAGCCCGACCGGCTCGCCGAACGGTTCATCGGCCGCCGCCTCGAAGCCGACCCCCACCTCGCCGACACCTTTCTCCCCGACGCCACCACCCACCAAGTCACCCAGATGTTGACCGTCTGCACCCGCGCCGCAGCCCACGCCGTCTTCCACCACCGTCTCGACCAGCACCTCACCGCCCTCTGCGTCCGCCACGCCTACGCCCTCGCCACACCGGCCATCAACGTGGCCACCCAGACCGAAGCCCCCCAACCACTCCTCGACGCCCTCCAGCACATCACCGACATCCCCGACATCGGACTGGCCGAACTGCAACAGCTCGCCAACGTGTTACCGGATGCCAGCCATAACCTCGCTCCCTGGGCCGCCCACCTCACCCAACTCATCACCGAACACCACCGCGCCCTCACCCACACCAGCTCCGACCACCTCCCCGACCTCGCCATGAGCCTGAACAACCTCTCCATCCGGCTGGGAGATCTGGGGCGACGAGAGGAAGGGCTGGACGCGATCACCGAAGCCGCACAGACCTACCGCAAACTCACCAAAGCACAGCCCGACGCCTACCTCCCCGACCTCGCCATGAGCCTGAACAACCTCTCCATCCGGCTGGGAGATCTGGGGCGACGAGAGGAAGGGCTGGACGCGATCACCGAAGCCGCACAGACCTACCGCAAACTCACCAAAGCACAGCCCGACGCCTACCTCCCCGACCTCGCCATGAGCCTGAACAACCTCTCCATCCGGCTGGGAGATCTGGGGCGACGAGAGGAAGGGCTGGACGCGATCACCGAAGCCGTGGAAATCCGCCGCAAACTCGCCAAAGCACAGCCCGACGCCTACCTCCCCAACCTCGCCATGAGCCTGAACAACCTCTCCAACCGGCTGGGAGATCTGGGGCGACGAGAGGAAGGGCTGGACGCGATCACCGAAGCCGTGGAAATCCGCCGCAAACTCGCCAAAGCACAGCCCGACGCCTACCTCCCCAACCTCGCCTCGAGCCTGAACAACCTCTCCAACCGGCTGGCGGATCTGGGGCGACGGGAAGAGGCTCTGGACGCAATCACCGAAGCCGCACAGACCTACCGCAAACTCGCCAAAGCACAGCCCGACGCCTACCTCCCCGACCTCGCCTCGAGCCTGAACAACCTCTCCATCGACCTGGGAAACGCAGAACGACGGGAAGAGGGGCTGGACGCGATCACCGAAGCCGTGGAAATCCGCCGCAAACTCGCCAAAGCACAGCCCGACGCCTACCTCCCCAACCTCGCCTCGAGCCTGAACAACCTCTCCATCGACCTGGGAAACGCAGAACGACGGGAAGATGCTCTGAAGGCAATCACCGAAGCCGTGCAGATCTATCAGGACCTTGCCAGAGCACGGCCGGAGGTCCACCAAACTGAACTTGATGAGGCTCTCCAAATCCTGGCTTGGCTTCAGAGCGACGTTAAGTCCGATCTTCCTCGGTTCGTGATCGGTCGATCGAGGTACTGA
- a CDS encoding NYN domain-containing protein: MSALIVYIDGYNLFHGLRAKYKDDRYQWLDITALAASLRRHEKLVSVKYYTAPLQGSSDAVQRQQTYLSALRAVSGETLTVYEARYQSKTVTCRCGRQWRTYEEKETDVHLAVDLVADVATKAATSAVIISGDSDLCPAVRRAREFSEEVRIVAAFPPKRISSELQQLLPGSLVIGRGRIKDAQLPDTVHDPATGAVFHRPSKWRPNGNRSQIPHRRGTADSNCAHPASR, translated from the coding sequence GTGTCCGCCTTGATCGTTTACATCGATGGCTACAACCTCTTCCACGGCTTGCGCGCCAAGTACAAGGACGACCGGTACCAGTGGCTCGACATCACTGCCTTAGCTGCCTCACTGCGCAGGCACGAGAAGTTGGTCAGTGTTAAGTACTACACCGCTCCGCTGCAGGGCAGCTCGGACGCTGTGCAACGGCAGCAGACCTACCTGTCAGCCTTGCGTGCGGTGAGCGGGGAGACCCTCACCGTCTACGAAGCCAGGTACCAGTCAAAGACGGTCACCTGCCGGTGCGGCCGGCAGTGGCGCACCTATGAGGAGAAGGAGACAGACGTCCACCTGGCCGTAGATCTTGTAGCCGACGTTGCCACCAAGGCTGCAACGTCGGCTGTCATCATCAGCGGTGACAGCGACCTATGCCCGGCTGTCCGCCGCGCCCGCGAATTCAGCGAGGAGGTACGGATCGTGGCAGCCTTCCCACCCAAGAGGATCTCCAGCGAACTACAGCAGTTGCTGCCTGGCTCCCTGGTCATCGGACGGGGGCGAATCAAGGACGCACAGCTACCCGACACCGTCCATGACCCAGCGACCGGCGCGGTGTTCCACCGACCTAGCAAATGGCGGCCGAACGGCAACCGATCGCAGATCCCCCACCGCAGAGGAACCGCAGACAGTAACTGCGCCCACCCGGCATCCCGTTAG
- a CDS encoding trypco2 family protein, whose amino-acid sequence MEIELADAVAAMRDELLEAAARGAGQELAFKVGPVELEFAVELRADAKVKAGFKAWVVSGDVEAGVARARTHRVKIALTPQQPGGGDLLIQGRPDRPQGPGDVSGHIAP is encoded by the coding sequence GTGGAGATTGAGTTGGCGGATGCGGTGGCGGCGATGCGGGACGAGCTGCTCGAGGCCGCCGCGCGCGGGGCGGGCCAGGAGCTGGCGTTCAAGGTCGGGCCGGTGGAGCTGGAGTTCGCCGTGGAACTGCGTGCGGACGCCAAGGTGAAGGCTGGGTTCAAGGCGTGGGTGGTGAGCGGTGATGTGGAGGCGGGTGTGGCGCGGGCCCGGACCCACCGGGTGAAGATCGCGCTCACTCCGCAGCAGCCGGGCGGCGGGGATCTGCTGATCCAGGGCCGGCCGGACCGTCCGCAGGGGCCCGGCGATGTGTCGGGGCACATCGCTCCCTGA